A window of Xylophilus sp. GW821-FHT01B05 contains these coding sequences:
- a CDS encoding tripartite tricarboxylate transporter substrate binding protein — translation MEINRRKLLTLGALATASGSFASSAWSQSFPNKPVTLIVPFAPGGNTDLVARLVGVSLGKVLGQSVVIDNRAGGGGAIGAGQVTRAPADGYTLLLCGAGVIVTLPEMIKTPYSRTNFAPLGLVNKSSMVLLARKNETRFKNFAELAAYARSGEGKLTAAHSGQGTPNHLALLQLENLLKTKFTIVSYKGSGPALVDLIGGQIDVHFDQVTSSLQHIKSGSLQALAVLGPTEDPALPGVQTVAQLGFGDIDGTTYIGVLAPAGTPKDIQDKLAAALQQAVKDPQMIASARELGSVAYPGTPQEFAKVLDAEYTLSSKAAKEGRLKTE, via the coding sequence ATGGAAATCAATCGCCGCAAACTGCTGACCCTGGGCGCGCTCGCCACCGCGAGCGGCAGCTTCGCCTCCAGCGCCTGGAGCCAGTCCTTCCCGAACAAGCCGGTCACCCTGATCGTGCCCTTTGCCCCGGGTGGCAATACCGACCTGGTGGCACGCCTGGTGGGGGTATCGCTGGGCAAGGTGCTGGGCCAGTCGGTGGTCATAGACAACCGCGCCGGTGGCGGCGGTGCCATTGGTGCCGGGCAAGTGACCCGGGCCCCGGCCGATGGCTACACGCTGCTGTTGTGCGGCGCCGGCGTGATCGTGACGCTGCCCGAGATGATCAAGACGCCCTACAGCCGCACCAACTTTGCGCCGCTGGGCCTGGTCAACAAAAGCTCCATGGTGCTGCTGGCGCGCAAGAACGAAACGCGCTTCAAGAACTTTGCCGAGCTTGCCGCCTATGCGCGCTCGGGCGAAGGCAAGCTCACGGCTGCCCACTCCGGCCAGGGCACGCCCAACCACCTGGCGCTGCTGCAGCTGGAGAACCTGCTCAAGACCAAGTTCACCATCGTCAGCTACAAGGGCTCGGGCCCGGCGCTGGTCGACCTGATCGGCGGCCAGATCGACGTGCACTTTGACCAGGTCACCAGCTCGCTGCAGCACATCAAGTCGGGCTCGCTCCAGGCACTGGCCGTGCTGGGCCCCACGGAAGACCCGGCCCTGCCCGGCGTGCAAACCGTGGCCCAACTGGGCTTTGGCGACATCGACGGCACCACCTACATCGGTGTGCTGGCCCCCGCCGGCACGCCCAAGGACATCCAGGACAAGCTTGCCGCCGCCCTCCAGCAGGCGGTGAAAGACCCGCAGATGATCGCCAGCGCCCGCGAGCTGGGCAGCGTGGCCTACCCCGGCACGCCGCAGGAATTTGCCAAGGTGCTGGACGCGGAATACACGCTCTCCAGCAAGGCCGCCAAGGAAGGCCGCCTGAAAACAGAGTGA
- a CDS encoding dihydrodipicolinate synthase family protein, translated as MGLELTGVIPPLVTPFTADGDIDEAAFRNVIRFNLSKGVHGVCPGGSSGEGHTLTLDEFVRIMEITADEVKGAVPIVAGIISNSTRDAINRAKAVAHLPIAALQVTPVHYLFKPDEDATYRHFKALTEAVDIPVIIYNVVPWNYCTPAQLIKLMTDLPGVQGVKQSQGDLKLMADLLQDVPAGCKIYSAVDALLYSSFALGAHGTIAATPAAIPGVCVALWNTVQAGDHVKAFEMHKAMLNYWNAIVADNLPANIKTSITLQGCDAGLPRAPMPPTSEAQLAKIKTALTAVLRYEA; from the coding sequence ATGGGTCTCGAACTCACCGGCGTCATCCCGCCACTGGTCACACCGTTCACCGCCGATGGCGACATCGACGAAGCCGCGTTCCGCAATGTCATTCGCTTCAACCTCAGCAAGGGCGTGCACGGCGTCTGCCCCGGCGGCAGCAGCGGCGAGGGGCACACGCTCACGCTGGACGAGTTCGTGCGCATCATGGAAATCACCGCCGACGAGGTAAAGGGCGCCGTGCCCATCGTGGCCGGCATCATCTCCAACAGCACCCGCGACGCGATCAACCGCGCCAAGGCGGTTGCGCACCTGCCCATCGCCGCGCTGCAGGTCACGCCCGTGCACTACCTGTTCAAGCCCGACGAAGACGCGACCTACCGCCACTTCAAGGCACTGACCGAGGCTGTGGATATCCCCGTCATCATCTACAACGTGGTGCCGTGGAACTACTGCACCCCGGCCCAGTTGATCAAGCTGATGACCGATCTGCCCGGCGTGCAGGGCGTCAAGCAAAGCCAGGGTGACCTGAAGCTGATGGCCGATCTGCTGCAGGACGTGCCCGCCGGCTGCAAGATCTATTCGGCAGTGGACGCCCTGCTCTATTCCTCGTTTGCGCTGGGCGCCCACGGCACCATTGCGGCAACGCCGGCCGCCATTCCCGGCGTGTGCGTTGCGCTGTGGAACACGGTGCAGGCCGGCGACCACGTCAAGGCCTTCGAGATGCACAAGGCCATGCTGAACTACTGGAACGCCATCGTCGCCGACAACCTCCCGGCCAACATCAAGACCTCGATCACCTTGCAGGGCTGCGACGCCGGCCTGCCGCGCGCGCCCATGCCCCCGACCAGCGAGGCCCAGCTGGCAAAGATCAAGACGGCCCTCACTGCCGTGCTGCGATACGAAGCCTGA
- a CDS encoding GntR family transcriptional regulator, with protein sequence MATAKRVQPARDPGRADRTAALPTTQRNLAYQGFRQQIIDARIRPGQFVSQRELVKLLEMPLAAVRELVPRLEAAGLIKAVPKRGLQIANVDMKLIRNAWQVRTMVEREATQHFAQTASPATIERQIADHQAILDRALAPQPDPALEKDAQAVDWGLHDMMVDSIGNEILSEIYRVNSLHVRLIRFDADTMRPVQVLPAMREHLQFLQALAAGDQEGALRHMMAHIESSKHRVLEVMLHISQRPVG encoded by the coding sequence ATGGCTACAGCAAAACGAGTTCAACCCGCCCGCGATCCAGGGCGCGCCGATCGCACGGCCGCGCTCCCCACGACGCAGCGCAATCTGGCCTACCAGGGCTTTCGGCAGCAGATCATTGATGCGCGCATCCGGCCGGGGCAGTTTGTGTCGCAGCGCGAGCTGGTCAAGCTGCTGGAGATGCCGCTGGCGGCAGTGCGCGAGCTGGTGCCGCGGCTGGAGGCGGCCGGGCTCATCAAGGCGGTGCCCAAGCGCGGGCTGCAGATCGCCAACGTCGATATGAAGCTGATCCGCAATGCCTGGCAGGTGCGCACCATGGTCGAGCGCGAGGCCACGCAGCACTTTGCGCAAACGGCCAGCCCCGCCACCATCGAACGCCAGATCGCCGACCACCAGGCCATCCTCGACCGCGCCCTGGCGCCGCAGCCCGACCCGGCACTGGAGAAGGACGCGCAAGCGGTGGACTGGGGCCTGCACGACATGATGGTCGACTCGATCGGCAATGAGATCCTGTCAGAGATCTACCGCGTCAACAGCCTGCACGTGCGCCTGATCCGCTTCGATGCCGACACCATGCGCCCGGTGCAGGTGCTGCCCGCCATGCGCGAGCACCTGCAGTTTCTGCAGGCACTGGCCGCCGGCGACCAGGAGGGCGCGCTGCGCCACATGATGGCCCACATCGAAAGCTCCAAGCACCGGGTGCTGGAGGTGATGCTGCACATCAGCCAGCGGCCTGTGGGGTGA
- a CDS encoding acylphosphatase, producing the protein MNVVCKHLTVHGLVQGVYYRASMVQAAERLGVRGWVRNRRDGTVEALAEGDASAVDEFVTWAHQGPPAARVARVESTDLPAPAVPAQGFAQRDTA; encoded by the coding sequence ATGAACGTCGTTTGCAAGCACCTGACAGTCCATGGCCTGGTACAGGGCGTGTACTACCGCGCATCCATGGTGCAGGCCGCCGAGCGCCTGGGGGTGCGCGGCTGGGTGCGGAATCGGCGCGACGGTACGGTGGAGGCCTTGGCGGAGGGGGACGCCTCGGCCGTGGATGAATTCGTCACCTGGGCACACCAGGGCCCGCCGGCAGCGCGCGTGGCGCGGGTGGAGTCCACTGACCTGCCGGCGCCGGCTGTGCCGGCACAGGGCTTCGCGCAACGCGACACGGCGTAG
- a CDS encoding 3'-5' exonuclease translates to MPRTAIIDFETTGLSPTQGDRATEIAIVLMEGGQIVDRFQSLMNAGVRISSFIESFTGISNAMVAAAPPAEQVMAEASRFVGDTPMVAHNASFDRRFWAAELERAGHAAPQPFVCTMLLSRRLYPEARSHKLGALAALHGLAPTGRAHRALADAEMAAALLEQMQTDLHARYGLPRAQHSLLAQLQSAQRLALPKVIARYLTQV, encoded by the coding sequence ATGCCCCGCACCGCCATCATCGACTTCGAAACCACCGGCCTCTCCCCCACGCAGGGCGACCGCGCGACGGAAATCGCCATCGTGCTGATGGAGGGCGGCCAGATCGTGGATCGCTTCCAGAGCCTGATGAATGCGGGCGTGCGGATCTCATCCTTCATCGAATCCTTCACCGGCATCAGCAATGCCATGGTCGCTGCCGCACCACCGGCGGAGCAGGTGATGGCCGAGGCCAGCCGCTTTGTGGGGGATACACCGATGGTGGCGCACAACGCTTCGTTTGACCGGCGCTTCTGGGCGGCAGAGCTGGAGCGCGCGGGGCATGCGGCGCCGCAGCCTTTTGTCTGCACCATGCTGTTGTCTCGCCGGCTGTATCCAGAAGCCCGCAGCCACAAGCTGGGGGCGCTGGCAGCGCTGCATGGACTGGCGCCTACCGGCCGCGCCCACCGCGCGCTGGCCGACGCCGAGATGGCCGCAGCATTGCTGGAACAGATGCAGACAGATCTGCACGCACGCTATGGCCTGCCGCGCGCCCAGCACAGCCTGCTGGCGCAGTTGCAGAGTGCGCAGCGCCTGGCCTTGCCCAAAGTTATTGCCCGCTACCTCACGCAGGTGTGA
- a CDS encoding transcriptional regulator: MGIETTSQAASSAEPDTSLGTALFSGTQQRVLGLLFGQPDRSFYATELIALAGAGSGGVQRELARLAGSGLVTVRPVGNQKHYQANPDSPVFAELCGIVRKTFGLAEPLRSALAPLAHQIKAAFVFGSVAKRRDAASSDIDLMLVSDTLNYADTFALLDAVGTQLGRPVNPTILTLADIAKRLANADAFLTRVLAQPKIWLIGGEDDIRV; encoded by the coding sequence ATGGGTATTGAAACGACTTCACAAGCTGCGTCCTCTGCCGAGCCGGATACAAGCCTTGGCACTGCTTTGTTCTCCGGAACCCAGCAGCGCGTGCTCGGCCTGCTGTTTGGCCAGCCGGACCGCAGCTTCTACGCCACCGAACTGATCGCCTTGGCGGGCGCCGGCTCGGGCGGAGTCCAGCGCGAGCTTGCGCGTTTGGCAGGCAGTGGCTTGGTGACGGTACGGCCCGTAGGCAACCAAAAGCATTACCAGGCCAACCCGGACTCGCCCGTTTTTGCCGAGTTGTGCGGCATCGTGCGCAAGACTTTCGGCCTGGCAGAACCGCTGCGTTCTGCCCTGGCGCCATTGGCTCACCAGATCAAGGCCGCATTCGTGTTCGGCTCAGTGGCCAAACGACGGGATGCCGCCTCCAGCGACATCGACCTGATGCTGGTCAGCGACACTCTGAATTACGCAGACACCTTCGCGCTGCTGGATGCCGTGGGCACGCAACTGGGTCGTCCGGTCAATCCCACCATACTGACGCTTGCAGACATTGCCAAGCGGCTCGCCAATGCCGACGCGTTTCTGACGCGCGTCCTGGCGCAACCCAAAATCTGGCTCATAGGGGGAGAGGATGACATCCGCGTTTGA
- the ygiD gene encoding 4,5-DOPA dioxygenase extradiol, producing MHPTHSRRNFLMNTSALGATAALATLSDLAQAAAGDVRPQRRMPVIFVGHGSPMNAIQDNPFTQRLVAWGKELPPPTAILSVSAHWLSQGATGVGVQALPRTIHDFGGFPQALFDIQYPAPGHPALARETAALVKQASVQATEQWGLDHGTWTVLKFLYPKADVPVFQLSIDYDQPAAFHYAVGRDLAALRDKGVLVMGSGNVVHNLRATDRGVAAAPTASRPWAQQFDDAVKAALAGRDDKALIAYQKLQGAATAVATPDHYYPFLYALGAAGPTEKARTVFESFHSGTLSMRCVQFG from the coding sequence ATGCACCCCACCCATAGCCGCCGCAACTTCCTCATGAACACCTCCGCCCTTGGCGCCACCGCCGCTTTGGCAACGCTGTCCGACCTGGCCCAGGCAGCGGCGGGGGATGTGCGGCCGCAGCGGCGCATGCCGGTGATTTTTGTGGGCCATGGCAGCCCGATGAATGCGATCCAGGACAACCCCTTCACACAGCGCCTGGTGGCCTGGGGCAAGGAGCTGCCGCCGCCCACGGCCATCCTGAGCGTGTCGGCGCACTGGCTGAGCCAGGGCGCCACGGGGGTGGGCGTGCAGGCGCTGCCGCGCACCATACATGACTTTGGCGGTTTTCCGCAGGCGCTGTTCGACATCCAGTACCCGGCGCCCGGGCACCCCGCGCTGGCGCGGGAGACGGCGGCGCTGGTAAAGCAGGCCTCGGTGCAGGCCACCGAGCAATGGGGCCTGGACCACGGCACCTGGACGGTGCTCAAGTTCCTGTACCCGAAGGCGGATGTGCCGGTGTTTCAGCTCTCTATCGACTACGACCAGCCGGCCGCCTTCCACTACGCCGTGGGGCGGGACCTGGCCGCGCTGCGCGACAAGGGCGTGCTGGTGATGGGCAGCGGCAATGTGGTGCACAACCTGCGCGCCACCGACCGTGGTGTGGCCGCCGCACCCACGGCCAGCCGGCCCTGGGCGCAGCAGTTTGACGACGCGGTGAAGGCCGCACTGGCCGGGCGCGACGACAAGGCGCTGATCGCCTACCAGAAGCTGCAAGGCGCCGCGACCGCAGTAGCCACGCCAGACCACTACTACCCGTTTCTGTACGCGCTGGGCGCGGCGGGGCCGACGGAGAAGGCGCGCACGGTGTTCGAGAGCTTTCACTCTGGCACGCTGAGCATGCGCTGCGTGCAGTTCGGCTAG
- a CDS encoding helix-turn-helix domain-containing protein, with amino-acid sequence MVIPTVPAFPTFDRSDFSGAQGASYFDLVRLEDRPDIPRAFPHRHNYYHLLWMSAAEGQHLLDFESFELRANTVFFVSPGQLHAWASTVRPRGYVVNFSTEFFVQMFPRADDIAQFPFFHIATDAPVLYLEQAQHDALLPLLQAMDEEVRGNAKGRFDVVRSYLLILLTRLTRLYPERGADDGPPRGHALARRFRLLVEQHYLNFGPLRDYAQQLHVTERQLNEAVKRTLGKTAGQLVQERQVLEAKRLLSNTDMGAAEIAFQLNFEDYAYFCRFFKKHTQLTPGQFKKRYAAPGR; translated from the coding sequence GTGGTCATTCCAACCGTCCCGGCATTTCCCACCTTCGACCGCTCCGACTTCAGCGGTGCGCAGGGGGCGTCTTATTTCGATCTGGTGCGGCTCGAAGACCGGCCCGACATTCCGCGTGCGTTCCCGCACCGGCACAACTACTACCACCTGCTGTGGATGAGCGCTGCCGAAGGCCAGCACCTGCTGGACTTCGAGAGCTTCGAGCTGCGCGCCAACACGGTGTTCTTCGTCTCTCCGGGGCAGTTGCATGCCTGGGCCTCGACGGTGCGGCCACGGGGCTACGTGGTCAACTTCAGCACCGAATTTTTCGTGCAGATGTTCCCGCGTGCCGACGACATTGCACAGTTCCCCTTCTTTCACATCGCCACCGATGCGCCGGTGCTGTACCTGGAGCAGGCCCAGCACGATGCCCTGTTGCCGCTGCTGCAGGCCATGGATGAAGAAGTGCGCGGCAATGCCAAAGGCCGCTTCGACGTGGTGCGCTCTTATCTGCTGATACTGCTGACGCGGCTCACCCGGCTCTACCCCGAGCGCGGCGCCGACGACGGGCCGCCGCGCGGCCATGCGCTGGCCCGGCGCTTCCGGCTGCTGGTGGAGCAGCACTACCTGAACTTCGGCCCGCTGCGCGACTATGCGCAGCAGTTGCACGTGACCGAGCGCCAGCTCAACGAGGCCGTCAAGCGCACGCTGGGCAAGACCGCCGGGCAGCTGGTGCAGGAGCGCCAGGTGCTGGAGGCCAAGCGCCTGCTGAGCAACACCGACATGGGCGCGGCAGAGATCGCCTTCCAGCTCAATTTCGAGGACTACGCCTACTTCTGCCGCTTCTTCAAGAAGCACACGCAGCTGACGCCGGGCCAGTTCAAGAAGCGCTACGCCGCGCCGGGGCGCTAG
- a CDS encoding tripartite tricarboxylate transporter substrate binding protein has protein sequence MNKMLRALALALLGASTLAQAQPEDFPKRPLKIVVPFAPGGATDVIARVVGKRLSEQLNQPVVVENKAGASGNIGAVSVARAAPDGYTLLLATSSHAINATLYRKLDYSLTADFAPLSNLASVPLLLVVNPEVPARTPAELASYAKATAGQVNFASGGTGTAAHLAGELFNSVTGARMTHVPYKGGTLAQTDLIGGQVQAMFANLPEVLTQVQAGKLRPLAVTGKARRANLPDVPTFAQAGFPQVDASSWFGLFAPAATPAPVLARLSAAIASAVADPAVQARLKELGADPIGDRQENFRPFVAQEVKRWGVLVERSGATVD, from the coding sequence ATGAACAAAATGCTGCGGGCCCTGGCCCTGGCGCTGCTGGGGGCCAGCACCCTGGCGCAGGCACAGCCTGAAGATTTTCCAAAGCGCCCGCTCAAGATCGTGGTGCCCTTCGCGCCCGGTGGCGCCACCGACGTGATCGCGCGCGTGGTGGGCAAGCGGCTGTCAGAGCAGCTCAACCAACCGGTGGTGGTGGAGAACAAGGCTGGCGCCAGCGGCAACATCGGCGCCGTGTCCGTGGCCCGCGCTGCGCCAGACGGCTACACGCTGCTGCTGGCCACCTCCAGCCACGCCATCAATGCCACGCTCTACCGCAAGCTCGACTACAGCCTGACGGCGGACTTTGCACCGCTCTCCAACCTGGCCTCGGTCCCCTTGCTGCTGGTGGTGAACCCCGAGGTGCCGGCGCGCACGCCGGCAGAGCTGGCCAGCTACGCCAAGGCCACGGCCGGCCAGGTGAACTTTGCTTCTGGTGGCACCGGCACCGCCGCGCACCTGGCCGGCGAGCTGTTCAACTCCGTCACGGGTGCGCGCATGACGCATGTGCCCTACAAGGGCGGCACGCTGGCGCAGACCGACCTTATCGGCGGCCAGGTCCAGGCCATGTTCGCCAACCTGCCCGAGGTGCTGACGCAAGTGCAGGCCGGCAAGCTGCGGCCGCTGGCCGTTACCGGCAAGGCGCGCCGGGCCAATCTGCCCGATGTGCCCACCTTCGCGCAAGCCGGCTTTCCGCAGGTGGATGCCAGCTCCTGGTTCGGCCTGTTCGCGCCGGCCGCCACGCCCGCGCCCGTGCTGGCCAGGCTCTCGGCCGCCATCGCCAGTGCCGTCGCCGACCCCGCCGTGCAGGCACGGCTGAAGGAACTGGGCGCCGATCCGATCGGTGACCGGCAAGAGAACTTCCGCCCCTTCGTCGCGCAAGAGGTCAAGCGCTGGGGCGTGCTGGTGGAGCGCTCTGGCGCCACCGTTGACTGA
- a CDS encoding NIPSNAP family protein — translation MLYDVRTYTCRAGTLKRHLALYAEHGWEAQRRHLGEPLAYLQTETGNVNSYTHIWVFQSAADRASKREAMQRDPAWIAYLQKSADAGYLLAQETKLMVPTPFFQPRA, via the coding sequence ATGCTCTATGACGTCCGCACCTACACCTGCCGCGCCGGCACGCTCAAGCGCCACCTGGCGCTCTATGCCGAGCACGGCTGGGAAGCCCAGCGCCGCCACCTGGGCGAGCCGCTGGCCTATCTGCAGACCGAGACCGGCAACGTCAACAGCTACACCCACATCTGGGTGTTCCAAAGCGCCGCCGACCGCGCGAGCAAGCGCGAGGCCATGCAGCGCGATCCCGCCTGGATCGCCTATCTGCAAAAAAGCGCAGATGCCGGCTACCTGCTGGCCCAGGAAACCAAGCTGATGGTGCCCACGCCCTTCTTCCAGCCCCGGGCCTAG
- the dinG gene encoding ATP-dependent DNA helicase DinG: protein MSSSEWSRAALQAFDEVVQSTGNFRSRPGQRHMAEQVTQAFSIATLGKVEEGDDAPVRAIAVVQAGTGVGKSLAYCVPAITLALARGTRVLISTATVALQEQLVNKDLPALAAQLPQPFKFALAKGRGRYVCKLKLERLAGTGEATDEDDLFAEEEAAARAARPAHETEARMQFYSGMAQALAKGGWDGDRDSLDTPPVPEVWSPVAAEAGTCTGKHCPAFSECSYYEKRKELVGAQVIVANHDLLLSSLGARLLPELDNCLLVLDEAHHLPGTALDQFACRMDLGRHAWVERLASRALRIGALLEVSEIADIPRDAAQLRQALIDVARLVQDLYGSALRGQQGGWGPARVRVPRGELPEALLEPLGLLAHHAEGFTQSLRAIAKALRAEMRDKPDEARRLSTLYAQIGMLAPRLDEVLATAQLLLQDATPGAVPAAKWFTLEAKEGQDDVLHAHASPVLPGNALRNYLWSTVRGAVLTSATLTSCGHFDFFLRETGLHGDDAASTLEVPSPFDYAAQGTLLTAETAADPRDAAAFTAEMVQALVHDLADVRSGALVLFTSREQLRQAVEALPDALRPAVLVQTALPRTQLLRRHRERVAAGDASIIFGMQSFGEGLDLPGKLCETLFITKLPFAPPDDPVGEARAEWLRAVGRDPFSELVVPATAIRLAQWVGRAIRTEEDRARVVCYDRRLTGTSYGQRLLQGLPPFARERRGALEAAP from the coding sequence ATGTCTTCTTCAGAGTGGTCCCGGGCAGCGCTGCAGGCGTTCGACGAGGTGGTGCAATCCACCGGAAATTTCCGCAGCCGTCCCGGCCAGCGGCACATGGCCGAGCAGGTGACGCAGGCCTTTTCCATTGCCACGCTGGGCAAGGTGGAAGAGGGCGATGACGCGCCGGTGCGCGCCATTGCCGTGGTGCAGGCCGGCACCGGCGTGGGCAAGTCGCTGGCCTATTGCGTGCCGGCGATCACGCTGGCGCTGGCGCGCGGTACGCGGGTGTTGATATCCACCGCCACCGTGGCGCTGCAAGAGCAACTGGTGAACAAGGATTTGCCGGCGCTGGCCGCGCAGTTGCCACAGCCCTTCAAGTTTGCGCTGGCCAAGGGGCGCGGGCGCTATGTGTGCAAGCTCAAGCTGGAGCGCCTGGCAGGCACGGGTGAGGCCACCGACGAGGACGACCTGTTCGCCGAGGAAGAAGCCGCCGCCCGCGCGGCCCGGCCCGCGCATGAGACCGAGGCGCGCATGCAGTTCTACTCCGGCATGGCGCAGGCACTGGCCAAGGGCGGCTGGGACGGCGACCGCGATTCGCTCGACACGCCGCCGGTGCCCGAAGTCTGGTCGCCAGTAGCGGCCGAAGCCGGCACCTGCACCGGCAAGCACTGCCCGGCCTTCAGCGAGTGCAGCTACTACGAGAAGCGCAAGGAGCTGGTGGGCGCGCAAGTGATCGTCGCCAACCACGACCTGCTGCTGTCGTCGCTGGGCGCGCGGCTGCTGCCCGAGCTGGACAACTGCCTGCTGGTGCTGGACGAGGCGCACCACCTGCCTGGCACCGCGCTGGACCAGTTCGCCTGCCGCATGGACCTGGGCCGCCACGCCTGGGTCGAGCGCCTGGCCAGCCGCGCGCTGCGCATAGGCGCCCTGCTGGAGGTGAGCGAGATCGCCGACATCCCGCGCGATGCGGCGCAACTGCGGCAGGCGCTGATCGATGTCGCCCGCCTGGTGCAAGACCTGTACGGCAGCGCGCTGCGCGGCCAACAAGGCGGCTGGGGCCCGGCCCGCGTGCGCGTGCCGCGTGGCGAACTGCCCGAGGCGCTGCTGGAGCCGCTGGGCCTGCTCGCCCACCACGCAGAGGGCTTTACGCAATCCTTGCGCGCCATTGCCAAAGCCCTGCGCGCCGAGATGCGCGACAAACCCGACGAGGCGCGGCGCCTGTCCACGCTGTATGCGCAGATCGGCATGCTCGCGCCCCGGCTGGACGAGGTGCTGGCCACGGCGCAACTGCTGCTGCAGGACGCAACCCCTGGCGCCGTGCCCGCAGCCAAGTGGTTCACGCTCGAAGCCAAGGAAGGCCAGGACGATGTACTGCACGCCCATGCCAGCCCGGTGCTGCCGGGCAATGCGCTGCGCAACTACCTGTGGAGCACGGTGCGCGGCGCGGTGCTGACATCGGCCACGCTCACCAGTTGCGGGCACTTTGATTTCTTCTTGCGCGAAACCGGCCTGCATGGCGACGATGCCGCCAGCACGCTGGAGGTGCCCAGCCCCTTCGACTACGCCGCGCAGGGCACGCTGCTCACGGCAGAGACCGCCGCCGATCCGCGCGATGCCGCGGCCTTCACCGCCGAGATGGTGCAGGCGCTGGTGCACGACCTGGCCGATGTGAGGTCTGGCGCGCTGGTGCTGTTCACCTCGCGCGAGCAGTTGCGCCAGGCGGTCGAGGCCTTGCCTGATGCCCTGCGCCCGGCCGTGCTGGTGCAGACCGCACTGCCGCGCACGCAGTTGCTGCGGCGTCACCGCGAGCGCGTGGCGGCAGGCGATGCGTCCATCATCTTTGGCATGCAGTCCTTTGGCGAAGGGCTGGACCTGCCCGGCAAGCTGTGCGAGACCCTGTTCATCACCAAGCTGCCCTTCGCGCCACCCGACGACCCGGTGGGCGAGGCGCGCGCCGAATGGCTGCGCGCCGTGGGCCGCGACCCCTTCAGCGAGCTGGTGGTGCCGGCCACCGCCATCCGCCTGGCGCAATGGGTCGGCCGCGCCATCCGCACCGAAGAAGACCGCGCCCGCGTGGTCTGCTACGACCGCCGCCTGACCGGCACCAGCTATGGCCAGCGCCTGCTGCAAGGGCTGCCACCGTTTGCGCGGGAGCGGCGCGGGGCGCTGGAGGCAGCGCCCTGA
- a CDS encoding GlsB/YeaQ/YmgE family stress response membrane protein gives MTTGLFWILFAGFIVGLLVNAFKPLGRFTGMMGLLATSGIGIAGALAASLAGEAAHLWSREQLNGFTAALVGAVVVLLVCRRYLLPRVLPV, from the coding sequence ATGACCACCGGACTTTTCTGGATTCTGTTTGCAGGCTTCATCGTGGGCCTGCTTGTCAACGCGTTCAAGCCACTGGGGCGCTTCACCGGCATGATGGGCTTGCTCGCCACGTCCGGCATCGGCATCGCCGGCGCGCTTGCGGCAAGCCTTGCCGGCGAGGCCGCGCATCTCTGGAGCCGCGAGCAGTTGAACGGGTTCACAGCAGCGCTTGTCGGCGCCGTCGTGGTGCTGCTGGTCTGTCGCCGTTACTTGCTGCCGCGCGTGCTGCCGGTGTGA